From the genome of Acidimicrobiia bacterium, one region includes:
- the truB gene encoding tRNA pseudouridine(55) synthase TruB — MIDGFMLVDKEGGWTSHDVVAKVRRLLDQKKVGHAGTLDPMATGLLVLGLGRATRAIRYVQDAGKTYLATAQFGVATDTLDADGAVLSRSPMEFDEDELRSVLPRFIGEIMQVPPMVSALKIDGRRLYDLAREGKEVERQARPVHVRSIEILDFAPGLYPEVTFRVDCGSGTYIRTLADDMGRALGGHAHLTALRRTRIGRLTVEQAHTIEQLESLADAGSAAVSMRDVLLEELPHISVDGGVAVGVRNGRPLSPDLVSQGFPDGPFCVIDREGRMLAVYSHAGGKARSEVVFP; from the coding sequence GTGATTGACGGGTTCATGCTCGTCGACAAGGAAGGCGGATGGACTTCTCATGACGTCGTGGCAAAGGTGCGCCGGCTGCTCGACCAGAAGAAGGTCGGCCACGCCGGAACGCTCGACCCGATGGCGACCGGCCTCCTGGTGCTCGGATTGGGCCGGGCGACGCGGGCGATCCGTTACGTGCAAGATGCTGGCAAGACCTACCTCGCCACGGCGCAGTTTGGCGTGGCAACAGACACCCTCGACGCCGATGGCGCCGTTCTGAGTCGCTCGCCGATGGAGTTCGACGAAGACGAGTTGCGATCCGTGCTTCCACGGTTCATCGGTGAAATCATGCAGGTGCCGCCAATGGTGTCGGCTCTGAAGATCGACGGCCGCCGATTGTACGACCTGGCTCGCGAGGGCAAAGAGGTGGAACGGCAGGCGCGGCCGGTGCACGTTCGATCGATTGAGATTCTCGATTTTGCGCCCGGTCTCTACCCGGAGGTGACGTTCAGGGTCGATTGCGGCAGCGGAACCTATATCCGTACGCTCGCCGACGACATGGGCAGAGCTCTGGGCGGGCACGCCCACCTGACCGCTCTGCGGCGGACGCGTATCGGGCGACTCACGGTCGAGCAGGCACACACGATCGAGCAACTCGAGAGCCTGGCCGACGCCGGGTCGGCCGCCGTTTCGATGCGGGACGTGCTGCTCGAAGAGCTCCCGCACATTTCGGTCGACGGTGGCGTCGCAGTCGGGGTGCGGAACGGGCGCCCTCTTTCTCCGGACCTCGTTTCGCAGGGATTCCCGGACGGCCCGTTTTGCGTGATCGATCGGGAGGGCCGGATGCTGGCCGTCTATTCGCATGCCGGCGGCAAGGCTCGATCCGAGGTGGTCTTTCCATGA
- a CDS encoding bifunctional riboflavin kinase/FAD synthetase: MRVLRGDPKTWPEPRQSGFAVTIGNFDGVHLGHQTVLSDLAERAVALGGIPRAVLTFDPHPVAVMAPDRAPRLLTSIDQRIEILDYLGVDTVGVLPFEQVRTMTPEQFVGDVLARGLAARVVAVGSNFRFGHERAGDIDALRAGGAAFGYEVDVVPLLEGDGPLSSSGIRAMVAAGAVENARQALGRAFELRGAVVGGERRGRAIGFPTANVVPPSGMAIPARGVYAARVRVGAHLHPAVVNVGVRPTFDGENELVEAHLLDFEDELYGRIIGVLFERRLRDEMKFSGVAELVEQIEHDVTDARRALA; encoded by the coding sequence ATGAGAGTTCTCCGAGGAGACCCGAAAACATGGCCGGAACCGCGCCAATCCGGGTTTGCGGTGACCATCGGCAACTTCGACGGCGTCCACCTGGGTCATCAGACGGTGTTGTCGGATCTGGCGGAGCGGGCAGTGGCATTGGGCGGCATTCCTCGAGCCGTTCTCACCTTCGACCCTCATCCGGTGGCGGTAATGGCACCGGATCGTGCGCCGCGTCTGCTCACGTCCATCGACCAGCGGATCGAGATTCTCGACTATCTGGGTGTCGATACCGTCGGAGTGCTTCCCTTCGAGCAGGTGAGAACCATGACGCCCGAGCAGTTCGTCGGTGATGTACTGGCTCGCGGGTTGGCAGCACGCGTGGTGGCGGTGGGATCGAACTTCAGATTCGGGCACGAACGGGCGGGCGACATCGATGCCTTGCGAGCAGGGGGAGCCGCCTTTGGTTATGAGGTCGATGTCGTGCCGCTGCTGGAGGGTGACGGACCGCTCTCATCTTCCGGCATCCGGGCAATGGTCGCAGCCGGCGCAGTCGAGAACGCTCGGCAGGCTCTGGGACGGGCCTTTGAGTTGCGCGGCGCGGTCGTCGGCGGCGAGCGGCGGGGGCGGGCAATCGGATTCCCCACCGCCAACGTGGTTCCTCCGTCCGGCATGGCGATTCCTGCGCGCGGGGTGTACGCGGCCAGGGTGCGGGTGGGCGCACACCTGCACCCGGCGGTCGTCAACGTCGGAGTGCGCCCCACCTTCGACGGTGAAAACGAACTCGTTGAGGCCCATCTGCTCGACTTCGAGGATGAACTGTACGGACGGATAATCGGCGTCCTCTTCGAACGGCGACTGCGCGACGAGATGAAGTTCTCTGGAGTTGCCGAGTTGGTGGAGCAGATCGAGCACGACGTCACGGATGCTCGCAGAGCCTTGGCGTAA
- a CDS encoding acyl-CoA-binding protein: MSDLSTRFEAAAESVQLLAEKPDNADLLKLYAFFKQGSSGDVTGKRPGMMDFVARAKYDAWASIAGMTKDDAMQAYIDLVASLEARRVD, translated from the coding sequence ATGTCCGATCTATCCACAAGATTCGAAGCTGCTGCCGAATCCGTTCAACTGCTGGCGGAGAAGCCCGACAATGCTGATCTGCTCAAGTTGTATGCATTCTTCAAGCAGGGGAGCAGCGGTGATGTGACGGGGAAACGGCCCGGCATGATGGACTTCGTCGCACGCGCCAAGTACGACGCATGGGCGAGTATTGCCGGAATGACCAAGGATGACGCGATGCAGGCCTACATCGACTTGGTGGCCTCGCTGGAAGCGCGGCGGGTCGACTGA
- a CDS encoding polyribonucleotide nucleotidyltransferase: MPEYTVRGVIGDKEVTITTGKLAGQADGAVTIRLGDTVVLVTATANKTMREGIDFFPLTVDVEERMYAAGKIPGSFFRREGRATEKAILTCRLIDRPLRPSFKEGYRCETQVVATILSVDNVNAYDIISLNGASAALSVSSIPFEGPVGAVRMSLKDGEWTVLPTYEELEGSVFELTVAGGRNANGEIDIIMVEAGATEDGVRLIKDGQPPSDEATVARGMEASKAYIAQLIDLQKELADQVEIAEYDWPLAVDYTDELAARVEAVARPKYAPVVLIAGKQERNAAQDEATEAILAELAIEDEDELAMAKKAARSVIKKMMRERVVNDGIRLDGRGLRDIRQLTVDVGVVPRTHGSGLFQRGETQVLNLATLGMLKMEQMLDTLSIEESKRYMHHYNFPPFSTGEAGFMRGPKRREIGHGALAEKAVLPVIPTADEFPYALRLVSEVLASNGSSSMASVCSSSLSLMDAGVPIIAPVAGIAMGLIAHEQGFATLTDILGAEDALGDMDFKVAGTADIITALQLDTKISGLPSEVLAGALDQAKEARLAILQAMADVIDGPRSELNPWAPRIEAVQIPKDKIGEIIGPKGKNIRELEEVTGATIEIEEDGAFGIVRIGTNDSDSLALAKEKVMQIAFPPEPEVGETYDGEVVNITSFGAFVNILPGRDGLIHISKLDTERRVERVEDYVALGDKIKVNVREIDRAGKVNLDLAVPLEPKEGAGERPAGGDRDRSRRDSGDRDRGRREGGDGRDRDRGGREGGGGRDRDRGGREGGGGRDRDRGGREGGGGRDRDGGSRDAARRRDGGNDRDRGNDRGGDKPGRRVVSFEDQFESGLDD, translated from the coding sequence GTGCCCGAATACACGGTACGCGGAGTGATCGGTGACAAAGAGGTCACCATCACGACCGGCAAACTTGCCGGGCAGGCCGATGGTGCAGTCACCATCCGCCTCGGCGACACAGTGGTGCTCGTCACTGCAACAGCCAACAAGACGATGCGTGAAGGCATCGACTTCTTCCCCCTCACGGTGGACGTCGAAGAGCGCATGTACGCGGCCGGGAAGATTCCCGGTTCGTTCTTCCGGCGCGAAGGTCGTGCAACGGAGAAAGCGATTCTGACCTGTCGTTTGATCGACCGGCCGCTGCGGCCGTCTTTCAAGGAGGGCTATCGCTGTGAGACCCAGGTCGTTGCGACGATCTTGTCGGTCGACAACGTCAACGCCTACGACATCATCTCGCTCAACGGCGCTTCGGCGGCCTTGAGTGTCTCGTCGATTCCGTTCGAGGGACCGGTCGGCGCGGTTCGCATGTCGCTCAAAGACGGTGAGTGGACCGTTTTGCCTACCTATGAAGAACTAGAAGGCTCCGTCTTCGAGTTGACCGTCGCGGGTGGACGAAATGCAAACGGTGAGATCGACATCATCATGGTCGAGGCCGGTGCCACCGAAGACGGGGTTCGTCTCATCAAAGATGGTCAACCGCCGAGCGACGAGGCCACCGTGGCCCGTGGCATGGAGGCCTCCAAGGCCTACATCGCTCAGCTGATCGACCTTCAGAAGGAACTCGCCGATCAGGTCGAGATCGCCGAATACGACTGGCCCCTGGCCGTCGACTACACCGATGAGCTTGCAGCCCGGGTCGAAGCCGTTGCCAGGCCCAAGTATGCGCCGGTCGTGTTGATCGCCGGCAAACAGGAGCGGAACGCCGCACAGGACGAAGCCACTGAAGCGATTCTGGCGGAGCTCGCCATCGAAGACGAGGACGAGCTCGCCATGGCCAAGAAGGCCGCGCGCAGCGTCATCAAGAAGATGATGCGTGAGCGAGTCGTCAACGACGGTATCCGGCTCGACGGCCGCGGGCTGCGCGACATACGCCAGCTGACGGTCGATGTCGGCGTCGTGCCCCGCACCCACGGTTCGGGACTTTTCCAGCGCGGCGAAACCCAGGTGCTCAATCTGGCAACCCTCGGCATGCTGAAGATGGAGCAGATGCTGGACACCCTCTCGATCGAGGAATCCAAGCGCTACATGCACCACTACAACTTCCCGCCGTTCTCAACGGGTGAGGCCGGCTTCATGCGCGGTCCCAAGCGTCGCGAGATCGGTCACGGGGCCCTGGCGGAGAAGGCCGTTCTCCCGGTCATCCCGACCGCCGATGAGTTCCCGTATGCATTGCGCCTCGTTTCCGAGGTGCTGGCGTCGAACGGTTCTAGTTCTATGGCCTCTGTGTGCTCATCGAGTCTCTCGCTGATGGATGCCGGCGTACCGATCATCGCCCCCGTGGCGGGAATCGCTATGGGCCTGATCGCACACGAGCAAGGCTTTGCCACTCTGACCGATATCCTCGGCGCCGAAGACGCCCTGGGGGACATGGACTTCAAGGTGGCAGGCACAGCCGACATCATCACCGCCCTGCAGCTCGACACGAAGATTTCGGGTCTGCCTTCCGAGGTGCTCGCAGGCGCGCTGGACCAGGCGAAGGAAGCAAGGCTGGCGATTCTGCAGGCGATGGCCGACGTGATCGATGGGCCCCGCAGCGAGCTGAACCCCTGGGCACCGCGCATCGAAGCGGTGCAGATACCCAAGGACAAGATCGGCGAGATCATCGGGCCAAAGGGCAAGAACATCCGGGAACTCGAAGAGGTGACCGGAGCCACGATCGAGATCGAGGAAGACGGCGCTTTCGGCATCGTCCGCATCGGCACGAACGACAGTGACAGCCTGGCACTCGCCAAGGAGAAGGTGATGCAGATCGCCTTCCCGCCGGAACCCGAGGTCGGAGAGACCTACGACGGCGAGGTGGTGAACATCACCAGCTTCGGTGCGTTTGTCAACATCCTCCCTGGTCGTGACGGTCTCATTCATATCTCGAAGCTCGATACGGAGCGTCGGGTCGAGCGAGTCGAGGATTACGTCGCCCTGGGCGACAAGATCAAGGTGAATGTGCGCGAGATCGACCGGGCCGGCAAGGTCAACCTCGATCTGGCCGTGCCACTCGAGCCGAAGGAGGGCGCCGGTGAGCGTCCGGCAGGCGGCGACCGCGATCGCAGTCGCCGTGACAGTGGCGACCGTGACCGTGGTCGCCGTGAGGGCGGCGATGGTCGGGATCGTGACCGTGGTGGCCGTGAGGGCGGCGGTGGTCGGGATCGTGACCGTGGTGGCCGTGAGGGCGGCGGTGGTCGGGATCGTGACCGTGGTGGCCGTGAGGGCGGCGGTGGTCGGGACCGTGACGGCGGGAGCCGCGACGCAGCTCGCCGCCGTGATGGTGGCAACGACCGTGACCGCGGGAACGACCGCGGTGGTGACAAGCCCGGTCGTCGCGTGGTCTCGTTCGAAGACCAGTTTGAGTCCGGCCTCGACGACTGA
- the rpsO gene encoding 30S ribosomal protein S15, translating into MKTTKEIISEYGQHDSDTGSPEVQVALLSDRINHLTDHLRTHKHDHHSRRGLLMMVGKRRRLLNYLKREDVERYRQLIARLGLRR; encoded by the coding sequence ATGAAGACGACCAAAGAAATAATCTCGGAGTACGGTCAGCACGACAGCGACACCGGCTCACCGGAGGTCCAGGTGGCCCTCCTGAGCGACCGCATCAACCATCTGACCGATCATCTCCGCACTCACAAACACGATCACCACAGCCGGCGTGGCCTGCTGATGATGGTCGGCAAGCGCCGCCGCTTGCTGAACTACCTCAAGCGTGAAGATGTCGAGAGATATCGACAGCTGATCGCACGTCTCGGCTTGCGCCGATAG
- a CDS encoding DNA-formamidopyrimidine glycosylase family protein, with product MPELPDIVVYIEALEKRVVGETLRRVRVTAPQLMRTYDPPTSALEGQVVCGLRRVGKRIVFEFADELFLIIHLMVSGRLAWAKPGSAVPKKVGLAGLDFEDGTLILREASTRKRAGMWIVRGEGSLAEHDRGGIEPLGADLGAFAERLTRENRTLKRALTDPRIFSGIGNAYSDEILHAARLSPVKLTNRLTEAEIERLFVATQRLLIEWTDRLREEVGDGFPDKGVTAFRPDMAVHGKYGLPCPVCGSKVQRIVYASNETNYCAACQTGGKLLADRSLSRLLKDDWPKTLEELEERN from the coding sequence ATGCCGGAGCTACCCGACATCGTCGTCTATATCGAGGCACTGGAAAAGCGCGTGGTCGGCGAGACTCTTCGCCGGGTGCGGGTGACGGCTCCGCAACTGATGCGGACCTACGATCCGCCGACATCGGCGCTGGAAGGGCAAGTCGTTTGCGGGTTGAGGCGAGTGGGCAAACGGATCGTTTTCGAGTTCGCAGACGAGCTATTCCTGATCATCCACCTCATGGTGTCCGGCCGGTTGGCCTGGGCAAAGCCCGGTAGCGCCGTTCCGAAGAAGGTCGGGCTCGCCGGACTCGACTTCGAAGACGGTACGCTGATTCTTCGGGAGGCCTCCACCAGGAAGCGGGCCGGCATGTGGATCGTGAGGGGAGAGGGGTCCCTGGCCGAGCACGACAGGGGTGGAATCGAACCGCTCGGCGCCGATCTTGGGGCCTTCGCGGAGAGGCTGACGCGTGAGAACCGAACGCTAAAGCGAGCTCTCACGGATCCACGGATCTTCTCCGGAATAGGCAACGCATATTCGGACGAGATCCTCCATGCCGCCCGGCTGTCGCCGGTCAAACTGACGAACCGGCTGACAGAGGCGGAGATCGAGCGTCTGTTCGTCGCCACACAACGCCTGCTCATCGAATGGACCGACCGCCTTCGTGAAGAGGTCGGGGACGGGTTTCCCGACAAAGGTGTCACGGCTTTCCGGCCGGACATGGCAGTGCACGGCAAGTATGGCCTGCCCTGCCCGGTATGCGGATCGAAGGTTCAGCGCATCGTCTACGCGTCGAACGAGACCAACTATTGCGCGGCCTGCCAGACCGGCGGCAAGTTGCTGGCCGACCGCTCGCTGTCCCGGCTACTCAAAGACGATTGGCCGAAGACGCTGGAGGAACTCGAAGAGCGAAACTGA
- the rbfA gene encoding 30S ribosome-binding factor RbfA, with the protein MSRGDRMRRVDSMLKQAIAEHVADLKDPRLGFVTITGVETSPDLRSARVFFSVLGKPEETSSSLEALTAAASKIRTEVGQEIRLKYTPSLAFVVDEAIERGAHIASILHEIEQEEAAAAGELERD; encoded by the coding sequence ATGAGTCGCGGAGATCGAATGCGGCGGGTCGACTCGATGCTCAAGCAAGCCATCGCCGAGCACGTTGCTGACCTCAAAGACCCGCGTCTCGGCTTCGTCACGATTACCGGGGTTGAGACTTCCCCCGACCTCAGAAGCGCCCGCGTGTTCTTCTCGGTGCTCGGCAAACCCGAAGAGACCAGTTCATCGCTCGAGGCCCTGACGGCTGCGGCTTCGAAGATCAGGACCGAGGTGGGACAGGAGATACGCCTGAAATACACCCCCAGCCTCGCCTTCGTCGTCGATGAGGCGATCGAGCGGGGGGCACACATTGCTTCGATTCTGCACGAGATCGAACAGGAGGAGGCCGCCGCGGCGGGGGAACTCGAACGTGATTGA
- a CDS encoding methyltransferase domain-containing protein: protein MAREIYTHSHDQVVLDAHGSRTAEEAAAFVKHLLRPEMRILDAGCGPGSITCGLGRWVPDGEVVGVDSSATVLEHARSRAAADDLPNVTFEQADVYGLSHGAGSFDVVFAHQLLQHMGNPVLVLQEFRRVLRPGGVVAVRDADYGTMTFFPHDPDIDRFFEIYALVARANGGEPDAGRRLLAWVQRAGFTNPTYTTSSWSYSTPEERKRWANLWTERTSVSKYVDRVEELGVASEPEVRSLGAALQVWAAEPDATFSVLHGEVVARTN from the coding sequence ATGGCGCGCGAGATATACACCCACTCGCATGATCAGGTCGTCTTGGATGCGCACGGCAGTCGAACGGCGGAGGAAGCTGCCGCTTTCGTCAAGCATCTCTTACGGCCCGAAATGCGCATCCTCGACGCCGGTTGTGGGCCGGGGTCAATCACGTGTGGTCTGGGTCGTTGGGTGCCGGACGGCGAGGTGGTGGGTGTCGATTCGTCGGCGACCGTACTCGAGCACGCTCGATCCCGTGCCGCCGCCGATGATTTGCCCAATGTGACGTTCGAGCAGGCAGATGTCTACGGGCTCAGTCATGGAGCCGGGTCGTTCGATGTCGTATTTGCGCATCAGTTGCTCCAGCACATGGGGAATCCGGTCTTGGTTTTGCAGGAGTTTCGGAGGGTTTTGCGGCCGGGAGGGGTCGTCGCCGTGCGTGATGCCGACTACGGGACGATGACGTTCTTCCCCCACGATCCGGACATCGATCGATTCTTCGAGATCTACGCACTTGTGGCGAGGGCCAACGGAGGGGAGCCGGACGCGGGCCGGCGCCTCCTGGCCTGGGTTCAGAGGGCAGGATTCACGAATCCGACCTACACCACGTCGAGCTGGAGCTACTCGACTCCCGAGGAACGCAAGCGGTGGGCAAACCTCTGGACCGAAAGGACGAGTGTTTCCAAGTATGTGGATCGAGTTGAGGAACTCGGCGTCGCAAGCGAGCCGGAAGTGCGGAGCCTCGGAGCGGCCCTGCAGGTTTGGGCGGCCGAACCGGACGCCACGTTCTCCGTCCTCCATGGTGAAGTGGTGGCGCGAACAAACTGA